The following nucleotide sequence is from Hevea brasiliensis isolate MT/VB/25A 57/8 chromosome 7, ASM3005281v1, whole genome shotgun sequence.
TGAAGAGGAACCCTCAGAATCACTCAAATCCTCTGAAACATTAACACCGGCTGCAGGGTCTGGATCCATATTCTCTGCAGCTGTAGACTAAACTGAATCGGGCAGTTGAAGGATGGGGTTGAAATTAGCATCCACACAAGGGCCCTTTTTATCCAGCCTAGCAACAGAATATAAACCCAAGTTAGTGGACTTGGGATCAATGGTCTTGGCATTTGGTGGCTTATTAAGACCCTTGGCACGAGTTGGGCTTGGGGATCTCTTCCTCTCTGATCCAAAGATAAACGAGTATGGGCCTTCAGGGTCAGTGAAAGCTGGGCCAGACTTATCAGCAACAGGTCCAGGAGTAACCTTTTTGGCCTTTGTGGGACTCTTGCTCGCGCCAGAGGCAAACTTTAAACTTCACAAATTTTCTTCCTGGATTTGTGGGTACACATCCGCTTGGAGATTAACATTATCGCGATCATTTTGTTGCATCGGATCCTCAGCCATATCTGATAAAACTCCAAAGCGAGAGCCCTCCCCCACTGATTTCGAGTTGCCATTCTGACCCTAGTTGGATTTGTCCTTCTCCAGGTGGCGATAGCAAGTTTTTCGATTTTGCACTGTTGTCCAGTTACCTTGCTTCTCCAGTACTGTTGCAGAAGATGAATTATCCCTTACATTCCCCAAAACATTTGCACCAACACCCTCTGGAGCACTATGTGAGGGATCTTCATAAGTTTCCTCAGGGACTGGATTCTTAGTTGGGCAATTGTGAAGGGAATGTCCAAGTGAACCACACGTCAAACACACTGGAGACACATTTTCATATTCAATCTTTATATCATTACCTTTAAAAGAGTATGTGGCATAGAGAGGCTTAGTAATATCTATTTCAATTTCTAGACAAGCAAATTTGCCTCTATTTGCAAGAATTGTACAATCATCTACTTTGATAACCTTTCCCACTTTAGCTCCAATTCTGTGAAGGACAACAGTGAATAGGCAGCTTAGGAAACCTAACCCAAACTACAACCTTAGCAGGAAAATCCGTCGCAAGATCAAAATCTGGCGACCACTTCTGAACAGTAAGGTAGTGCCCAAAAACCACCCAAGGTCCACCCATCAAGGACTTCTCCACATCCTCCTCCTTCTGAAATCTGACAAAAAAATAATCGTTATCCAGATCAATCACGGTATATCGACCCAGCGGCTTCCACAAGCATTCCATACGTGCACGTAACACCTTGTCACCAAGCTTGCTCCTCAAGAGTTTGACTACAACCGTATTTTGCCAATGAGTTAAGAGTTTCTCGCGAAGAAGTGGTGAAACACTTACCGAGAAACCAAGGCCAGAATCGGTAATGATAATATCATCACTCTAAACGTCATCATCAAATAGGCCATAGGATTATCATGGACGTCGAAATTAGCAATGTTAACCACTTTATCACGAAAAGAAACCTCGTCCGTAATCCGTACCCTTTTCCTCCCATGTACATCCTCATCATCACCAGGTTTTGCTGGATTGTCAGGGATCCCAGAACTAGGGTTCTGAGATCCAAGATTGAGAAAACCATGAGAACTCATTAAAATTGGACACCCCACAATTTTTCCTattttttactaattaatttattttcaatcacATGCGAAAATTGAAAAATCTATATATCAGTCGCTAgctagctaattaattaattttcctaGAAATCTTAATTATTGGGTATTGTCTTTCCATTAatgttaggaaaaaaaaaaaaaaaacgaaaacATGAAAGATAGAAAGAAACAAAACAAAGAATAGGCGGCCCGGATGTCATTAGCGACTGACAAACAGTTTTGCACAGCGTCTGTTCGTCGCGCCACATACTCTGTTCTTCACGTGGGATTCACCTCTCCACTGATATTAAACCTATCTCATGAAAACAACCTCAGTTTTAGTTTGTTCTTTTCTACAACAGAAGCACATGTGAATTTGTCGCAGCTTTGGATTTCTCTATGTTCATGTCAATCTAATTCACCTGTTATAATGTATCAACTTAATATTTAGACGGTTAGTATGCTCTCGCAGGGTTGAAATGGTGGAAGATAAAAATGAAATCAAACACTCAGAAGAAACCTAATAGGACGGTTAGAGATcgtcctcttcttcttttcttctccctAGATAATAATTGTATTATTCTGTGAAGCTTTGAGACACCTGCCTAACTCATAATGAGGTGTGAGACATCAAGGCCAAGTAGCCATGCAAAGCGAAGAGTGGCTAAAGAAGCCATTCGCACCATCTCTTATGTGTCACTCGCTCGCCTTCCTCCTTCTTCCTTAAATACCACGCCTCCACTGTAGCCACCATTATCacttcaaaccatacaaaataagctgcctctctctctctctctctctcctctaaaACACATGGCTAAGCCTAATTTCCTTTTCACCCTTTCTCTTTCCCTTGTTGTTCTCTTTAATGGCTCCCTCGCTAGCCGGCAATATCAGCAGCAAGGCCAGTGCCAATTCGATAGGATAGATGCCCTGGAACCAGATAACCGTATTGAATGCGAAGCCGGTGTAATAGAGTCTTGGAATCCCAACGACGATCAGTTCCAATGTGCTGGAGTGGCCGTTGTCAGGCGGAGCATTGAGCCCAGAGGCCTTCTATTGCCATCCTACAGCAATGCTCCTCAACTCATTTACGTAGTCAGAGGTGAATTTCGCTTTCAAAATTATTTTCATGCTGTTAAGTGTTTCAGTGAGAAATGAGATTATatattgaattgattttgtgttcatacAGGGGGAGGTGTGACTGGGGTCATGCTTGCTGGATGCCCTGAAACATTCCAGGAGTCTCAACAAACAGGAGGCAGCAGTAGGTTCCAAGACCAACACCAGAGGGTTCGTCGTTTCCGCCAGGGCGATGTCATCGCTATTCCCGCCGGAGTATCGCACTGGTGCTACAACGACGGCGATGAACCCGTTGTTACAGTTTCTGTCCTTGATGTCAAAAATAAAGCCAACCAACTTGACTTGAACCCTCGAGTAAGAGATCAAATTCCTCCCTCTGTATATAGGAAATAATATCCACATTGATTTAAGGTTGCTGGCTAGCTAATACATAATAATTTCTCGGGTGTCACAGCACTTTTATCTAGCTGGTAACCCAGAAGATGAGTTCCAGCAACAATATGATGAACGCCGCGATCCTAGAGGCGCAAGAGAGCACATGGGGCCAGAACAGGGCGATTGCAACAATCTTTTCTGTGGACTGGACTCAAGGTTAGTGGCCGAAGCTTTCAATGTCAATGAACAGCTGGCTAGGAAGCTTCAAAGTGAGAACGATTACAGAGGCAACGTTGTGAGGGTGGAAGGTAACCTTCAGCTAGTCAGGCCACCAAGAACTCAACAAGAGAGACAAGAGCAATTAGAGCGAGAGAGAGGGCGAAGCCCAGGACGAGGAAGTCACTACAATGGCCTGGAGGAAACCTTCTGCACCACGAGGATTATAGAGAACATCGGTGATCCTTCACGCGCTGACGTCTTCGTTCCAGAAGCTGGTCGTGTAAGCACCGTCAACAGCCACAAACTCCCCATTCTTCAGAGGCTCCAACTTAGCGCATCCCATGTGGTTCTCCGCGATGTAAGACATGATTAACAAaggttaatttcatattaatggaaAATAATATACATGATTAATTTGATAAATATGTTGATGGTGGCAGAATGCGGTGAGGTTACCCCACTGGCACTTGAACGCCCACAGCGTAATATACGCAGTAAGGGGTCAGGCACTGGTACAGGTGATAGATGAAAACGGCAACGCTGTCTTCGACGGAAACGTTAGGGAAGGGCAGGTGCTGACTGTGCCACAGAACTTCGCGGTGGTGAAACGGACAGAGAGGGATGTGTTCGAGTATGTGGCCTTCAAGACCAATGACAATGCCATGACCACTGATCTTGCAGGGCCTACCTCGAGCGTTAGGGCCCTGCCAGTGGAGGTGATCGCCAACGCATACCGAGTATCGCTGGAGGACGCAAGGAGGCTCAAGTATGGGACGCAAGAGACGACCTTGACAAGCGCAAGGCCTCGGTCTGGAAGGTGGGCTGAAGCATAAGGTGTAtaagtataaaaaaaaatgtaaaataatGGTAAAGGAGGCAGACAGCTAGCCTCTTTTGGTGTGTTCGTAGTTATAAAAAAATGAGAGATCTGAGATTACAAGAGTTAGAATCTCCTACGCGTTGCAATAAAAATATGCATCCTTTTACGAATAAGCAATGAAATAATGTAATTACCCTATTTTTAGTTTTAAGGGTTTTTCTCTTAATTAAGTTATTTACTTATATCTCTGAATTTTTTATTGCTGGCGTTTATGTTAATTAGGACAGAAATTGAAGGGAATGAAAGCATATGGAAATTTAAAGCTAATGATATAAATGGGTATGTGTATAGGATTTGGTTTTTTAAAACATTGTGGCAATCCAAtccaaactaaaaaaaaaaaaattcaaatcccAAATATCTGGGGTCAGggaaaagggagagagagagaaatgaagGTCCAATACAAAATGGTAGTCGTCTGTGATGCAAGTAACTTACAAACCAACATGAAAGAATATCAGACTGCCTAATataacaaactttatacaacaaTCATTTCATATTTACACGCTCTAATTGCAGGGATGTTAGCAACTAAGGTATTCACAGAACAATGAATTAACTAGCTGCGATCTGCAATTGGATTCTCAAGATGTTCGATATCCAGTCAAATCAAACGTCAGAGTTCTTGAGCAGCTGCAGGAGAAAGAATAATCATCACAgattaaatttattgatatagTGAAACACAGCATAATAAAACTGCATATGCAAACACAATGaaggaatttaaaaaaaaaaatactcacCTCCTCTCGGAGTCCCTGTAAACCCCAACCAGAGCTTCAGCCTTGTCATAAAAGCTATCCTTCAAAGATATCACAATACTTTGAAAACCGCTGCCAACATCAGCATCCTGAATATTCCGGCCTCCTTCACAAGATTTCGAGCGAATAAATCCAGCAACCTTTGCAACATTTAAATTATCCAATGCAGCATCGACTTCATCCAATATGAAAAAGGGCGATGGTCTATAACTGAAACCATTCACAAAATGAGACAAATCAGTTAAAATAAAAATTGCTATAATTCCTTTTTCCTTGAAATAAAAACTGCTATCCTTCCTGCTCCCCAAACAAAATTGATTGCTTAATATCAAATTTATCTAATTTAAGAAAATTTTCAATACACAAGCATTTATAAACCACAATGCATTTTAATTAAGTAAAAACTACCAAGCTTAGTGGATATTGATGCAGACTTGGCATCCAACAGAGTTGAATGAAGAAAGAAGATCCATATAGTCGCTTTATTTTTGTTGTTGTACTACGCTCAGTGGAAGAAAACTTGTGTGGCAATTGCAGCCAAGGAAAGGAGAGAGAAATTTAGGACTTTGCAATAAGCACAACTTATCAAATTAAAGTTGGGTGTGATGGTAATATATAAGTTGAGACAACATTTGCTGCCTGCCAGTGATTATATACAACTAAAATCTAAAACTAAACCTTAAGAAATCTGGTTGCTGCTAATATAATATGGTGGTAGCATGAGTAACATTGATTGACTTGAAAGACGCCAAATAAGAACAACTACAACAAACGAGCCCATCATTATGGCTCAGACTTCTGCAATAAAGGCAGGGCAAAAATGCATACAAACTGTTACCATTCAATCCtggttataataaataaataaaagttgcaGCTGGTGAGCAGTGATGATTGCTCTTGGTAATTCCTATGGGTTCTCTCCCAACTACTTTCTTCCCAGTGGTAGACTGGACATATATTGGTGCCCCATGGCTAGGACTCCATATTAcagtgtggacttctatggtttTGAAAGATTTTCATTCAAAGGGGAGTGTAGCTTAATTTGAATGTCTCACGTGTGAGATCATGGCAATGGCAATTGTATGTTAATCCCATATCAGCTTTAGAACCAAAATCCCAAGGTGGTTTAAAGCTTGCACAGTGACCTCATTTAGGCCTCAATGCATGACCTTCCCAAAATGGTTCCCCATGGCCTCTGGTGCATGACAGTGGCATTTACATGATAGGCCAAAACCTCTCCCAGATTTACAATATAATCATgaaaaaaagaagagaagtatCAATTTCTACTTGCATAACTCATTAAACAAGCAGTTCATCTACCTATGACAACATACCTGTGGATAGAAAAGAGTAATGCCAGTGCTGCTACAGTCTTCTCCCCACCAGACAGCTGTTCCATGTCGCGGAATCGCTTTGTTGGGGGCATAGCAGTGTATTTGATGCCATGTAAGAAGGGGTCGTCCTCATTTTCTAAGTTTAAATATGCTGTACCACCCAGTGGATGCGTGTTACTCTTTGTCAGCTGTTTATAAATCTTGTCAATATTATTTGATATGTGATTAAAAGCTTCCATAAACAACTCGTATCTGTAAAAACCAAAATGAAGTCAGAGGCATTATTGATAAAACAACATAACCATTTGATTTTGTTATTTTGACCTGCAAGACTATGAACAAGGATAAATATGCGCAAACAGGCGGATCCGgtgacaaaatatatatatattaacatcaTTGGAAAGACTGCCACGCATGTAAATTAAATGTTACAAGTGTATGCGTTTCTTATTAAAGCACATGAATCAAACATGCAAGAATAAAATGATATACTA
It contains:
- the LOC110662110 gene encoding 11S globulin seed storage protein Jug r 4 — protein: MAKPNFLFTLSLSLVVLFNGSLASRQYQQQGQCQFDRIDALEPDNRIECEAGVIESWNPNDDQFQCAGVAVVRRSIEPRGLLLPSYSNAPQLIYVVRGGGVTGVMLAGCPETFQESQQTGGSSRFQDQHQRVRRFRQGDVIAIPAGVSHWCYNDGDEPVVTVSVLDVKNKANQLDLNPRHFYLAGNPEDEFQQQYDERRDPRGAREHMGPEQGDCNNLFCGLDSRLVAEAFNVNEQLARKLQSENDYRGNVVRVEGNLQLVRPPRTQQERQEQLERERGRSPGRGSHYNGLEETFCTTRIIENIGDPSRADVFVPEAGRVSTVNSHKLPILQRLQLSASHVVLRDNAVRLPHWHLNAHSVIYAVRGQALVQVIDENGNAVFDGNVREGQVLTVPQNFAVVKRTERDVFEYVAFKTNDNAMTTDLAGPTSSVRALPVEVIANAYRVSLEDARRLKYGTQETTLTSARPRSGRWAEA